From the Nostoc sp. PCC 7107 genome, the window AAATCACTCCCAGCACAATAATACTGATCATTACGCTCCCCGCCACAGTGATCCATTTACCGATACTGGGGATAAATTCATTCACATCAAATATAGGGAGTTGTTCTGAATTTAGTTCATGAAAACTATTATCAGTATGATTTGACTGAGTGCTTAATAAATTCACTATATTACACCTTGTTTTTGAGATTGATATATAAACTGAAGTTTGCATAAATAACTCGAAATTATTTATCTTTGCCGTTAGGATGAGGGATAAATGCTTTCGTTGGTGATGCTGATCATCATCTGATTGCCAATTTCAGACATAATAGAATAGCTGTTTTTGACAAGAATTAAAAAAGAATATTTAGACAAATTTGTATGCACACCATAGCGAAAAAATAAGCAAATCGCCGATTTTAGCCGTAATGCGATCGCTCGGATCAATTATTGCCTAAATTACCTTAAGAAAAGGCAGGCAACATCATCACAAATAATCTTTTATAATTAATTACGGGGGAAGAGAAAAGTGTGCCAAACAAGCACAACAATAACTTTTCTCATATCTCTAACGTGGGCAACGCAGAGAGAAACCAGAGGAGAATTCTCAGACTCCTTCAAAGGCCTCACTTACATTGAGTGAGCAATAAATATCTCCTCTCCCCTCTTCTTAATAGGAGCAAAATAATTACCTAAATTATCTTTAGCACTATCAAAACACTCATACTTACAACGAGCGCAGAGATAGCTAATATAGCAGGAACTATTCAGCGTAAAAATTGCCAGTGCTTATCTGCACCAGCAGCAACTACTTCTAGTCTTTGATTAGGTAACTCAATCAACAACTCTGATAAAAATATTAGATGTGACATGATTTTTAGCCTCACTTACGTTTAGTGGGTTGACCACCTAAGTAACCAACTATAAGCACTGTTTGTCAGGAAATCATAAATCTATAGATAGAAATCAAAACAAGAGTTTTACTACTCGCAGTAGATATAAAAAAATCTTTTATGTGTTAAAGATATCCTAGTAGTCTGCGACTAAAAATAGTAAATTCTAGTGAATAAGTACAGTTTTTTTGCTTATCCCCATTCAGCTAATTCATTATTCTGGATTGTAGATAAGATAATCCTATCTCAGCCTAAGTTAGCTAACAATAATTGCATTAATACAAAGGCTAGACCGGCACTACCTAAAGGAACGGTTAAATTATCAATACCCAAAAAGGAAATAGCTTCTAAACCAGTAGATGCGATCGCCACAGCCAATGATACCACCCAAATTTGCCATATATTTCCTTGCACACCCAGCAAAATCAAACTACTAACCATATAGCTGGCTAACGTCATAGTCAAAGAGCCTTCCCAGCTTTTATTTACCCCAAAAACTTTATACTTATGTTGACCAAAGCGTTGACCTACTAATGCGGCTAAACCATCTCCCCAGGTCATCACCATAATTCCAATCGCTGCGTATTGGGGTTGTTGCAAATGCCAGAACCACCCAACTAAGATGCCAAAACTCACAGCATAAAAAAACGTTCCTAAACTTCGGCGACCCACACTATTAATCCCTGGCAAAATTGGCAATCGATAAGATAACAAAGTCACAATACTCGCTAAAATCGAAGCTGTAACACCCACTTCAGCCGGGATATCTAGCCACCAAGCCAGCAAGATCACATTGCCAGTACCAATATGCACTATTTTCCTGACTATTTCTGAATCATCAGTTGCAAAGCGACTGACCACCCATGCAACTAGGAGAATCAGCGACACCCAAACTGCAACTACGCTAATTTGCAGCCACAAAGGTGGAATTGACGTTAAACCAGGAATCAGAATTAACAAGGATTTTACACGCTAGACAGTTTTTACCCTTGTTTCTAATTTATAAGATTTGGGCAACAGGAATGAAACTATTATTTATTTGGTTAATTCGGGGTTACAGAATGTTTATCTCGCCGTTGTTTCCCCCAACTTGTCGTTTTCAGCCAACTTGTTCCATGTAC encodes:
- a CDS encoding diacylglycerol/polyprenol kinase family protein, with product MLILIPGLTSIPPLWLQISVVAVWVSLILLVAWVVSRFATDDSEIVRKIVHIGTGNVILLAWWLDIPAEVGVTASILASIVTLLSYRLPILPGINSVGRRSLGTFFYAVSFGILVGWFWHLQQPQYAAIGIMVMTWGDGLAALVGQRFGQHKYKVFGVNKSWEGSLTMTLASYMVSSLILLGVQGNIWQIWVVSLAVAIASTGLEAISFLGIDNLTVPLGSAGLAFVLMQLLLANLG